From Nguyenibacter vanlangensis, one genomic window encodes:
- a CDS encoding DNA polymerase III subunit delta': protein MPPQPRDTPQPVGHHDARLAFQSALRGGRLHHAWLLTGPEGIGKATFAFWMARLLLNGTDPDSPAGRRITAGSHADLLGIARGVDEKRQRMRAEIVADDVRPIGRFLHRTAAEDGWRVVVVDGAEYMNRSAANAILKILEEPPPRAILVLTCAAPGRLLPTIRSRCRILKLGPLSAPDMQAVLSRVSAADAGDIARVIPLSHGAPGRALALLAGDGGALGALVEQVLAGPVGAGMMYEIAETILKRENGFSVFFDLLCDAISVRTRTAARLPASGNPVPRPDHAIDLWRELVHLRAETERFNLDKHQAILSGLSLVSGT from the coding sequence GTGCCGCCGCAGCCGCGCGACACCCCGCAGCCGGTCGGCCACCATGACGCGCGCCTGGCCTTCCAGTCGGCATTGCGCGGCGGCCGGCTGCATCACGCCTGGCTGCTGACGGGGCCCGAGGGCATCGGCAAGGCGACGTTCGCCTTCTGGATGGCCCGTCTGCTGCTGAACGGCACCGACCCCGACAGCCCCGCCGGACGGCGCATCACCGCCGGCAGCCACGCCGACCTGCTCGGCATCGCGCGCGGCGTGGACGAGAAGCGCCAGCGCATGCGCGCCGAAATCGTGGCCGACGACGTGCGGCCGATCGGCCGGTTCCTGCACCGCACGGCGGCCGAGGACGGATGGCGGGTCGTGGTCGTCGACGGCGCCGAATACATGAACCGCAGCGCCGCGAACGCGATCCTGAAGATCCTCGAGGAACCGCCCCCCCGCGCGATCCTGGTCCTGACCTGCGCCGCCCCGGGCCGCCTGCTGCCGACGATCCGCAGCCGCTGCCGTATCCTGAAGCTCGGCCCGCTGTCCGCGCCGGACATGCAGGCGGTCCTGTCCCGGGTAAGCGCGGCCGATGCCGGGGACATCGCCCGCGTCATCCCGCTGTCCCATGGCGCGCCGGGCCGTGCGCTGGCCCTGCTGGCGGGCGACGGCGGCGCGCTGGGCGCCCTGGTCGAGCAGGTGCTGGCGGGGCCGGTGGGGGCAGGGATGATGTATGAGATTGCCGAGACGATCCTGAAGCGGGAGAATGGGTTTTCAGTCTTCTTCGATCTGCTGTGTGATGCCATATCGGTGCGCACGCGGACGGCCGCGCGCCTGCCCGCATCCGGCAATCCGGTGCCGCGGCCTGACCACGCGATCGATCTGTGGCGCGAACTGGTCCATCTGCGGGCCGAGACGGAACGATTCAATCTGGATAAACATCAGGCCATCCTGTCCGGCCTGTCGTTGGTGAGTGGAACATGA
- the metG gene encoding methionine--tRNA ligase, with amino-acid sequence MTRRYYVTTPIYYVNGAPHIGHAYTSVAADVVARFKRLAGHDVFFLTGTDEHGQKVEQAAQAAGVEPIVFADRVSADFRAMYDAMNVSYDDFIRTTEPRHIAGASALWERIAANGHIYLGAYEGWYALRDESFYNEDELLTRPDGTRVAPTGAPVEWVREPSYFFRLSDFADRLLALYETRPGFVEPASRRNEVASFVRQGLRDLSISRTSFRWGIPVPGDADHVMYVWVDALANYLSAVGFPDPNHPRAPFWPADLHLVGKDILRFHAVYWPALLMAAGLDLPDCVFSHGWWTIEGEKMSKSLGNVVDPRELVAEFGLDPVRFFLLREMPFGGDSDLSRKAIINRMNVELANDLGNLAQRTLSQVARNCGGLLPACGARTEDDLALLAQADLLPTLMHQQIDRRALTDALEDVWRAIRACNAYIDRQAPWALKKTDPERMAVVLRVLADALRVIGTMLQPYMPDSMARLLAQLGVAEDERTFAALATPLPAGRALPAPQGIFPRYVEDTPS; translated from the coding sequence ATGACACGGCGCTATTACGTCACGACACCGATCTATTATGTGAACGGGGCGCCTCATATCGGCCATGCCTACACGTCGGTCGCGGCCGACGTGGTGGCGCGCTTCAAGCGCCTGGCGGGCCATGACGTCTTCTTCCTGACCGGCACCGACGAACACGGGCAGAAGGTCGAACAGGCCGCCCAGGCCGCCGGGGTCGAACCGATCGTCTTCGCCGACCGCGTCTCGGCCGATTTCCGCGCGATGTACGACGCGATGAACGTCTCGTACGACGATTTCATCCGCACCACCGAACCGCGCCACATCGCCGGCGCCTCGGCGCTGTGGGAACGGATCGCCGCGAACGGCCACATCTATCTCGGCGCGTACGAGGGCTGGTACGCCCTGCGCGACGAAAGCTTCTACAACGAGGACGAACTGCTCACCCGCCCCGACGGCACGCGGGTCGCGCCGACCGGCGCGCCGGTCGAATGGGTGCGCGAACCCTCCTATTTCTTCCGCCTGTCCGACTTCGCCGACCGGCTGCTCGCGCTGTACGAAACCCGCCCCGGCTTCGTCGAGCCCGCGTCCCGCCGCAACGAGGTCGCCAGCTTCGTCCGCCAGGGGCTGCGCGACCTGTCGATCAGCCGCACCAGCTTCCGCTGGGGCATCCCGGTGCCCGGCGACGCCGATCATGTGATGTATGTCTGGGTCGACGCGCTGGCCAATTACCTGTCGGCCGTCGGCTTCCCCGACCCCAATCACCCGCGCGCGCCCTTCTGGCCGGCCGACCTGCATCTGGTGGGCAAGGACATCCTGCGCTTCCACGCGGTCTACTGGCCGGCCCTGCTGATGGCCGCCGGGCTGGACCTGCCCGACTGCGTGTTCTCGCATGGATGGTGGACCATCGAGGGTGAGAAGATGAGCAAGTCGCTCGGCAACGTGGTCGACCCGCGCGAACTGGTCGCCGAATTCGGGCTGGATCCGGTCCGCTTCTTCCTGCTGCGCGAAATGCCCTTCGGCGGCGACAGCGACCTCAGCCGCAAGGCGATCATCAACCGGATGAATGTCGAGTTGGCGAACGACCTGGGCAACCTGGCGCAGCGCACCCTGTCGCAGGTCGCGCGCAATTGCGGCGGCCTCCTGCCCGCATGCGGCGCCCGGACCGAGGACGATCTGGCCCTGCTGGCCCAGGCCGACCTCCTGCCCACCCTGATGCACCAGCAGATCGACCGCCGCGCCCTGACCGACGCGCTCGAGGATGTCTGGCGGGCGATCCGCGCCTGCAACGCCTATATCGACCGTCAGGCCCCCTGGGCGCTGAAGAAGACCGATCCCGAGCGCATGGCGGTGGTCCTGCGCGTGCTGGCCGACGCCCTGCGCGTCATCGGCACGATGCTTCAGCCCTACATGCCCGACAGCATGGCCAGGCTGCTGGCCCAGCTCGGCGTGGCCGAGGACGAGCGCACGTTCGCCGCGCTGGCGACCCCGTTGCCGGCCGGCCGGGCGCTCCCCGCGCCGCAGGGCATCTTCCCCCGCTATGTCGAGGATACGCCGTCATGA
- a CDS encoding YeaH/YhbH family protein has translation MDIIDRRPNPHGKNIENRRRVLQRARSAVQQAVRDSVARGKIREIGQGNAVSVPSDALHEPTFHRVFTDGMREIVLTGNKEFSRGDKLQRPQGGAGQGAGGDGQAGENGGGEDSFRFVLSRDEFLDLFFDDLELPDLVKREIATTESGTPSRTGLSNEGSPSHLDLGRTMRRSIARRIGLGRPKPDDLRAVEARIAELEDQRPLGADALDELETLREQRGTILRRLARIPWVDPVDLRYRRYTVLPQPATRAVMFCIMDVSGSMTERMKDLAKQFFLLLHVFLERRYKKVEIVFIRHAESAEEVDEDVFFHDPRTGGTIVSSALELMSGIQRERYPSGTWNIYVAQASDGDNASSDTQRTASLLQDAILPVVQYYAYIEITGSGAVIRGETDLWRSYRAIADHNPHLAIRHVGDRKEIFPVFRDLFSRQHDTAEA, from the coding sequence GTGGATATCATTGACAGACGTCCCAATCCCCATGGGAAGAATATCGAAAACCGCCGTCGCGTCCTGCAGCGGGCGCGCTCGGCAGTGCAGCAGGCGGTGCGCGACTCGGTCGCGCGCGGCAAGATCAGGGAGATCGGACAAGGCAACGCGGTCTCGGTTCCGTCCGACGCGCTGCACGAACCCACTTTTCACCGCGTCTTCACCGACGGCATGCGCGAGATCGTGCTGACCGGCAACAAGGAGTTCTCGCGCGGGGACAAGCTGCAGCGGCCGCAGGGCGGCGCGGGGCAGGGCGCAGGGGGCGACGGCCAGGCTGGCGAGAATGGCGGCGGCGAGGATTCCTTCCGCTTCGTGCTCAGCCGCGACGAATTCCTCGACCTGTTCTTCGACGACCTGGAACTGCCCGACCTGGTCAAGCGCGAGATCGCGACCACCGAATCCGGTACGCCCAGCCGCACCGGGCTCAGCAACGAGGGGTCGCCCTCGCACCTCGATCTGGGGCGGACGATGCGCCGCTCGATCGCGCGGCGCATCGGGCTGGGCCGCCCGAAGCCCGACGATCTGCGCGCCGTCGAAGCCCGGATCGCCGAGCTGGAAGACCAGCGCCCCCTGGGGGCCGATGCGCTCGATGAACTGGAAACCCTGCGCGAACAGCGCGGCACGATCCTCCGGCGCCTGGCGCGCATCCCCTGGGTCGATCCGGTCGATCTGCGCTATCGCCGCTATACGGTGCTGCCCCAGCCCGCGACCCGCGCCGTGATGTTCTGCATCATGGACGTCTCGGGCTCGATGACCGAACGCATGAAGGACCTGGCCAAGCAGTTCTTCCTGCTGCTGCACGTCTTCCTCGAACGGCGCTACAAGAAGGTCGAAATCGTCTTCATCCGCCACGCCGAAAGCGCCGAGGAAGTGGACGAGGACGTCTTCTTCCACGATCCGCGCACCGGCGGGACGATCGTCTCCTCGGCGCTGGAACTGATGTCCGGCATCCAGCGCGAGCGTTATCCGTCCGGCACCTGGAACATCTATGTCGCCCAGGCTTCGGACGGCGACAACGCGTCCTCGGACACCCAGCGGACGGCCAGCCTGCTGCAGGACGCCATCCTGCCGGTGGTGCAGTACTACGCCTATATCGAAATCACCGGCTCGGGCGCGGTGATCCGGGGCGAGACCGATCTGTGGCGCAGCTACCGCGCGATCGCCGATCACAACCCGCACCTGGCGATCCGCCACGTGGGCGACCGCAAGGAAATCTTCCCCGTGTTCCGCGACCTGTTTTCCCGCCAGCACGATACGGCCGAGGCATGA
- a CDS encoding MBL fold metallo-hydrolase: MELVVLGCGGSAGVPMIGGPGGAGDWGVCDPAEPRNRRSRASVLLRGADGRALLVDTGPDLRDQLLAQRIDRFDAILYTHAHADHIAGLDEVRGINRIIDRPLPVYGTPSVLAEVENRFSYAFRPWSPPGFYRPVVVPHIVHAGQTIDVAGLRLTLFEQIHGRTLSLGLRCGNIAYSTDVVELPSEALAALEGVETWLVDCFQRSAAHSAHAWLDRVLEWRSRIGPRRVILTHMGTDMDWAWMAENLPQGVEAAYDGLRVAFR, from the coding sequence ATGGAACTGGTGGTGCTGGGATGCGGCGGGTCCGCGGGGGTGCCGATGATCGGCGGCCCCGGCGGCGCCGGCGACTGGGGCGTCTGCGACCCGGCCGAACCGCGCAACCGGCGCAGCCGCGCCTCGGTCCTGTTGCGCGGCGCCGATGGCCGGGCGCTCCTGGTCGATACCGGTCCCGACCTCCGCGACCAGTTGCTCGCGCAGCGGATCGACCGGTTCGACGCCATTCTCTACACCCACGCCCACGCCGACCATATCGCCGGACTGGACGAGGTCCGGGGCATCAACCGCATCATCGACCGGCCGCTGCCGGTCTACGGCACGCCGTCCGTGCTGGCCGAGGTGGAAAATCGCTTCAGCTACGCCTTCCGGCCCTGGTCGCCCCCCGGCTTCTACCGGCCGGTCGTGGTGCCCCATATCGTGCATGCGGGCCAGACGATCGACGTCGCGGGCCTGCGCCTGACCCTGTTCGAGCAGATTCATGGCCGCACCCTGTCGCTGGGGCTGCGTTGCGGCAACATCGCCTATTCCACCGACGTGGTCGAACTGCCGTCCGAGGCCCTGGCGGCCCTCGAAGGGGTCGAGACCTGGCTGGTGGACTGCTTTCAGCGATCCGCCGCCCACAGCGCCCATGCCTGGCTGGACCGGGTCCTGGAATGGCGGTCGCGAATCGGTCCGCGCCGCGTGATCCTGACCCATATGGGCACCGACATGGACTGGGCCTGGATGGCCGAAAACCTCCCCCAGGGAGTCGAGGCCGCCTATGACGGCCTGCGCGTGGCCTTCCGCTAG
- a CDS encoding D-alanyl-D-alanine carboxypeptidase family protein, with protein sequence MNVQTRRFLLAGTAAMAATGSQALAAPRRRHAAPAHAHAAHPAPAPAPDDSAQDGAAPTGPPAATPVGPVDTLARWACILDVTTGATLLEKAADERMPPSSLTKMMTAYIVFGMLKSGRLKLDQALPVSEKAWRMQGSKMFVPLGESIAVQDLIQGMVIQSGNDACIVLAEGVSGSEDQFVALMNDAASKIGLTNSHFMNATGWPADNHYMSARDVAVLAVRLIRDFPEYYHFFSEKDYRFNKISQGNRNVLVDKGLADGLKTGHTDAGGFGLCASSDRGGNRVVLALNGMPSSNARAHEGERLLEWSFANFENATLFRKGDVVEHAPVWLGTQPGVALVATRDIVMTLPHGWRTRAHIGVDYQAPVPAPVAAGQVLGDLVISNPGLADIRMPLVAGQDVARLGLFARASTVLGQKFGRH encoded by the coding sequence ATGAACGTGCAGACCCGAAGGTTCCTTCTGGCCGGAACCGCCGCAATGGCGGCGACCGGTTCCCAGGCGCTCGCGGCGCCCCGCCGGCGCCACGCGGCCCCGGCCCACGCCCACGCCGCGCATCCCGCGCCTGCGCCCGCGCCCGACGATTCGGCGCAGGACGGCGCGGCGCCCACCGGACCGCCGGCGGCGACCCCGGTCGGTCCGGTGGACACGCTGGCGCGCTGGGCCTGCATCCTGGACGTCACCACGGGCGCGACCCTGCTGGAGAAGGCGGCCGACGAGCGCATGCCCCCCTCGTCGCTGACCAAGATGATGACGGCCTATATCGTGTTCGGCATGCTGAAATCCGGCCGCCTGAAGCTGGACCAGGCCCTGCCGGTCAGCGAGAAGGCGTGGCGGATGCAGGGGTCCAAGATGTTCGTGCCGCTGGGCGAAAGCATCGCGGTGCAGGACCTGATCCAGGGCATGGTCATCCAGTCCGGCAACGATGCCTGCATCGTGCTGGCCGAAGGCGTCTCGGGGTCCGAGGACCAGTTCGTCGCGCTGATGAACGATGCGGCGTCGAAGATCGGCCTGACCAATTCGCATTTCATGAATGCCACCGGCTGGCCCGCCGACAATCACTACATGTCGGCGCGCGACGTGGCGGTCCTGGCCGTCCGGCTGATCCGCGACTTCCCCGAATATTACCATTTCTTCTCCGAGAAGGACTACCGGTTCAACAAGATCTCGCAGGGCAACCGCAACGTCCTGGTGGACAAGGGGCTGGCCGACGGGCTCAAGACCGGCCACACCGACGCTGGCGGATTCGGCCTGTGCGCCAGCTCCGATCGCGGCGGCAATCGGGTGGTGCTCGCCCTGAACGGCATGCCCTCCAGCAACGCCCGCGCGCATGAGGGCGAACGCCTGCTGGAATGGTCTTTCGCCAATTTCGAAAACGCCACCCTGTTCCGCAAGGGCGACGTGGTCGAGCACGCGCCGGTCTGGCTGGGCACGCAGCCCGGCGTCGCCCTGGTGGCGACGCGCGACATCGTCATGACCCTGCCCCATGGCTGGCGGACCCGCGCGCATATCGGGGTCGATTACCAGGCGCCGGTTCCCGCCCCGGTGGCGGCGGGCCAGGTTCTGGGCGACCTGGTGATCTCGAATCCCGGCCTGGCCGATATCCGCATGCCGCTGGTGGCGGGGCAGGACGTGGCGCGCCTGGGCCTGTTCGCCCGCGCCTCGACGGTGCTGGGCCAGAAATTCGGCCGGCACTGA
- a CDS encoding PrkA family serine protein kinase: MASDTTVFSLANAMRDQRREVEMTLSDYLDLCRADPSCYATAAERMLKAIGEPRTVDTSRDPRLSRIFMNRTIRVYPAFSDFFGMEETIEQIVGFFRHAAQGLEERKQILYLLGPVGGGKSSLGERLKGLMEKEPIYVLKAGRHLSPVFENPLGLFDPDRMAQALERQYGIPRRMLTGIASPWALKRLEEFDGDLSRFTVVKMHPSRLRQVAIAKTEPGDDNNQDVSALVGKVDIRQLEHYSQNDPDAYSFSGGLNRANQGLLEFVEMFKAPIKMLHPLLTATQEGNYVGTENIGGIPFIGVILAHSNEAEWQSFRNNRTNEAFLDRVCVIKVPYCLRVAEETRIYEKLVQSSSLADAPCAPNTLEMLARFAVLSRLKPHANSTQFAKMRVYDGENIRETDPKARTMQEYRDAAGVDEGMDGISTRFAYKVLSATFNHDSTEISADPVHLMYVLEQAIRREQFPPETEATYLATLKSELAGRYAEFLGHEIQKAYLESYNDYGQNLFDRYLDYADAWIEDQDFKDPDTGQMLNRELLNAELTKIEKPAGIANPKDFRNEVVKFSLRARASNGGRNPSWTSYEKIRDVIEKRMFSQVEDLLPVISFGSKKDGETERKHDEFVERMVARGYTERQVRRLVEWYMRVKQSA, encoded by the coding sequence ATGGCTTCTGACACCACTGTGTTTTCCCTGGCCAACGCGATGCGCGATCAGCGCCGCGAGGTCGAGATGACCCTGTCGGACTATCTCGACCTGTGCCGGGCCGATCCGTCCTGCTACGCCACGGCGGCCGAACGCATGCTCAAGGCGATCGGCGAGCCGCGCACCGTCGATACGTCCCGCGACCCGCGCCTGTCGCGCATCTTCATGAACCGCACGATCCGGGTCTATCCGGCCTTCTCCGATTTCTTCGGAATGGAAGAGACGATCGAACAGATCGTGGGCTTCTTCCGCCATGCCGCCCAGGGGCTCGAGGAACGCAAGCAGATTCTCTACCTGCTGGGTCCGGTGGGGGGCGGCAAATCGTCGCTCGGCGAACGGCTGAAGGGCCTGATGGAGAAAGAGCCGATCTACGTGCTCAAGGCCGGGCGCCATCTCAGCCCGGTCTTCGAGAATCCGCTGGGCCTGTTCGATCCCGACCGCATGGCCCAGGCGCTCGAACGGCAATATGGCATTCCCCGCCGGATGCTGACCGGCATCGCCAGCCCCTGGGCGCTGAAGCGGCTCGAGGAATTCGACGGCGACCTGTCGCGCTTCACGGTGGTCAAGATGCATCCGTCGCGGCTGCGGCAGGTCGCCATCGCCAAGACCGAGCCGGGCGACGACAATAACCAGGACGTCTCCGCCCTGGTCGGCAAGGTCGATATCCGCCAGTTGGAGCATTACAGCCAGAACGACCCCGACGCCTACAGCTTCTCGGGCGGGCTGAACCGCGCGAACCAGGGGCTGCTGGAATTCGTCGAGATGTTCAAGGCGCCGATCAAGATGCTGCACCCCCTGCTGACCGCGACGCAGGAGGGCAACTATGTCGGCACCGAGAATATCGGCGGCATCCCCTTCATCGGGGTGATCCTGGCCCATTCGAACGAGGCCGAATGGCAGAGCTTCCGCAACAACCGTACCAACGAGGCGTTCCTGGATCGCGTCTGCGTGATCAAGGTCCCCTATTGCCTGCGCGTGGCCGAGGAAACCAGGATCTATGAAAAGCTGGTCCAGTCCTCCAGCCTGGCCGACGCGCCCTGCGCGCCCAACACGCTGGAAATGCTGGCCCGCTTCGCGGTCCTCTCGCGGCTGAAGCCGCACGCCAACTCGACCCAGTTCGCCAAGATGCGGGTCTATGACGGCGAAAATATCCGCGAGACCGACCCCAAGGCCCGCACCATGCAGGAATATCGCGACGCCGCCGGCGTGGACGAAGGCATGGACGGCATCTCGACCCGTTTCGCGTACAAGGTCCTTTCGGCCACCTTCAACCATGATTCGACGGAAATCTCGGCCGATCCGGTGCATCTGATGTATGTGCTGGAACAGGCGATCCGGCGCGAACAATTCCCGCCCGAGACCGAGGCCACGTACCTGGCGACGCTGAAGTCGGAGCTCGCCGGCCGCTATGCCGAATTCCTGGGCCACGAGATCCAGAAGGCCTATCTCGAAAGCTACAACGATTACGGCCAGAACCTCTTCGACCGCTACCTGGACTACGCCGATGCATGGATCGAGGACCAGGATTTCAAGGACCCCGACACCGGCCAGATGCTGAACCGGGAATTGCTGAACGCCGAGCTGACCAAGATCGAGAAGCCGGCCGGCATCGCCAATCCCAAGGATTTCCGCAACGAGGTGGTCAAGTTCTCGCTCCGGGCCCGGGCGTCCAACGGCGGCCGCAACCCGTCCTGGACCTCGTACGAGAAGATCCGCGACGTGATCGAGAAGCGGATGTTCAGCCAGGTCGAGGACCTGCTGCCGGTCATCAGTTTCGGGTCGAAAAAGGATGGAGAAACCGAACGCAAGCATGACGAGTTCGTCGAGCGGATGGTGGCGCGCGGCTACACGGAACGACAGGTTCGAAGGCTCGTTGAGTGGTACATGCGGGTGAAGCAGTCCGCCTGA
- the tmk gene encoding dTMP kinase: MPGLFITFEGGEGAGKSTQVRHLAAHLGATGHDVVCTREPGGTPGAEALRDFLLFGGHDLSLRAEILGHFAARFDHVDRLVRPALRRGAIVLCDRFVDSTLAYQGYGQGHADPDILDLIAALTARLGLMPDLTLVLAVPRARALERLRARGGAADRYESADESFHGRVADGFAAAIRAQPGRCLPVPADRPAADVARDVASLVDARLAAPPQASGTV; the protein is encoded by the coding sequence GTGCCCGGGCTGTTCATCACGTTCGAAGGGGGCGAGGGGGCGGGAAAATCCACCCAGGTCCGGCACCTTGCGGCCCATCTGGGCGCCACCGGGCACGACGTGGTCTGCACGCGTGAACCCGGGGGCACCCCGGGGGCCGAGGCGCTGCGCGACTTCCTGCTGTTCGGCGGGCACGACCTGTCGCTGCGCGCCGAAATCCTGGGCCATTTCGCGGCCCGGTTCGATCATGTCGACCGGCTGGTCCGCCCGGCGCTCCGGCGCGGCGCCATCGTGCTGTGCGACCGCTTCGTCGATTCCACCCTGGCCTATCAGGGATATGGCCAGGGCCACGCCGATCCCGACATTCTGGACCTGATCGCGGCGCTGACCGCGCGGCTCGGGCTGATGCCGGACCTGACCCTGGTCCTGGCCGTGCCGCGCGCCCGCGCGCTGGAACGGCTGCGTGCCCGCGGCGGCGCGGCCGACCGCTACGAATCCGCCGACGAGTCCTTCCATGGCCGGGTCGCCGACGGGTTCGCCGCGGCGATCCGCGCCCAGCCCGGGCGCTGTCTTCCGGTGCCCGCCGACCGTCCGGCCGCGGACGTCGCCCGTGACGTCGCATCCCTGGTCGATGCCCGCCTGGCCGCCCCCCCACAAGCGTCCGGGACGGTCTAG
- a CDS encoding SpoVR family protein: MGQITPNGPSARRGGLLYTGNDWNFQVIRDCYDAIEEIARTELGLETYANRIEIITSEQMLDVYTAHGMPLGYKHWSFGKRFIGHENAYRRGLMGLAYEVVINSDPCISYLMEENSATMQALVIAHAAFGHNHFFRNNRLFREWTDPSEILGYLEFARGYIARCEERHGLRAVERILDAAHALQNQGVHRHSGARKLDLKAEQQRARDRRAYEDSMFNDLWRTLPTEDAPGGDHRAEDALSRRRLGLPEENLLYFLEKHAPRLASWEREIIRIVRMVAQYFYPQPQVKMMNEGCATWVHAYIMRRLHELGRIDDAAYLEVIHSTSNVITQLGFDAGGGPSFNPYALGYAMMTDIARICTEPTAEDRTWFPDIAGNGDAIGTLRHAWAEYRDESFIQQFLSPKTIRDFRMFRLRDDTSQPYLLVDAIHDEAGYRDIRRSVALTYDPGTFYTEIEIVDVDLLGDRTLVLEHRSRAGQLLQPNDARQTLNYLSTLWGYGVILKEIDTQTGAVLTTHTANVPT; this comes from the coding sequence ATGGGCCAGATCACTCCCAATGGGCCGTCCGCCCGCCGGGGCGGGCTGCTCTACACCGGCAATGACTGGAACTTCCAGGTCATCCGGGACTGCTACGACGCGATCGAGGAGATCGCCCGGACCGAACTCGGGCTGGAAACCTACGCCAACCGGATCGAGATCATCACCTCGGAACAGATGCTGGACGTCTACACGGCGCACGGCATGCCGCTGGGCTACAAGCACTGGTCGTTCGGCAAGCGCTTCATCGGCCACGAAAACGCCTATCGGCGCGGGCTGATGGGCCTGGCATATGAGGTGGTGATCAATTCGGACCCCTGCATCTCGTACCTGATGGAGGAAAACTCCGCGACGATGCAGGCGCTGGTGATCGCCCATGCCGCGTTCGGCCACAATCATTTCTTCCGCAACAACCGCCTGTTCCGCGAATGGACGGACCCGTCGGAAATCCTCGGCTACCTGGAATTCGCCCGTGGCTACATCGCGCGATGCGAGGAACGGCATGGGCTGCGCGCGGTCGAACGCATCCTCGATGCCGCGCACGCCTTGCAGAACCAGGGGGTGCATCGCCATTCCGGCGCACGCAAGCTGGACCTCAAGGCCGAGCAGCAGCGCGCCCGCGACCGCCGCGCCTATGAAGACAGCATGTTCAACGATCTGTGGCGGACCCTCCCGACCGAGGACGCGCCGGGCGGCGACCATCGGGCCGAGGACGCGCTGTCCCGCCGCCGCCTGGGCCTGCCCGAGGAGAACCTGCTCTATTTCCTCGAAAAACACGCCCCCCGCCTGGCATCGTGGGAGCGCGAGATCATCCGCATCGTGCGCATGGTCGCGCAATATTTCTACCCGCAGCCCCAGGTGAAGATGATGAACGAAGGCTGCGCCACCTGGGTGCATGCCTACATCATGCGCCGCCTGCACGAACTCGGCCGGATCGATGACGCCGCCTATCTCGAAGTCATCCATTCCACGTCGAACGTCATTACCCAGCTCGGCTTCGACGCGGGCGGCGGCCCATCCTTCAATCCCTACGCGCTGGGCTACGCGATGATGACCGACATCGCGCGGATCTGCACCGAGCCGACCGCCGAGGACCGGACCTGGTTCCCCGACATCGCGGGCAATGGCGACGCGATCGGCACGTTGCGGCACGCCTGGGCCGAATATCGCGACGAAAGCTTCATCCAGCAATTCCTGTCGCCGAAGACCATTCGCGATTTCCGCATGTTCCGCCTGCGGGACGATACCAGCCAGCCCTATCTGCTGGTCGACGCGATCCATGACGAAGCCGGCTATCGCGACATCCGCCGCAGCGTGGCCCTGACCTACGATCCCGGCACGTTCTATACCGAAATCGAAATCGTCGATGTCGATCTGCTCGGCGACCGTACGCTGGTGCTCGAACATCGCAGCCGCGCCGGCCAACTGCTACAGCCCAACGATGCGCGCCAGACATTGAATTATCTTTCAACCCTATGGGGTTATGGCGTGATCCTGAAGGAAATCGACACCCAGACCGGTGCCGTGCTCACGACCCATACCGCCAATGTGCCCACCTGA
- a CDS encoding TatD family hydrolase, which translates to MTGLIDSHCHLDHFPDDAIPDLLDRARAAGVEGMVTIGTRLSRAAQQKDLTRFSRPDLRVWCTVGTHPDHVEECTVADAVDIVALADDPRVIGIGESGLDYFHGAEAVRPLQQARFRAHIQAARRMDLPLVIHARDADDDVAAILRDEVAAGGPFRFLLHCFASGPELARVGLELGGYVSFSGILTFPRSDALRDVARAIPPDRLLVETDSPYLAPVPHRGRRNEPAFVADTAGRLAELRDIEPAALAELTTANFHRLFSRAA; encoded by the coding sequence ATGACGGGCCTGATCGATTCGCATTGCCATCTCGACCATTTCCCCGACGATGCGATCCCCGACCTGCTGGATCGCGCCCGCGCCGCGGGGGTCGAAGGCATGGTGACGATCGGCACCCGCCTGTCCCGCGCCGCGCAGCAGAAGGACCTGACCCGCTTCAGCCGGCCGGATTTGCGCGTCTGGTGCACGGTCGGTACCCATCCCGACCATGTCGAAGAGTGCACGGTGGCCGACGCGGTCGACATCGTGGCCCTGGCCGATGATCCGCGCGTGATCGGGATCGGCGAAAGCGGCCTGGATTACTTCCATGGCGCCGAGGCGGTGCGCCCGCTGCAGCAGGCGCGCTTCCGGGCCCATATCCAGGCGGCGCGCCGGATGGACCTGCCCCTGGTGATCCACGCCCGCGACGCCGATGACGACGTGGCGGCGATCCTGCGGGATGAGGTCGCGGCCGGCGGGCCGTTCCGCTTCCTGCTGCATTGCTTCGCCTCGGGGCCGGAACTCGCCCGGGTCGGGCTGGAACTGGGCGGCTATGTCAGCTTCTCCGGCATCCTGACCTTTCCGCGCTCGGACGCGCTGCGCGACGTCGCGCGGGCCATTCCGCCCGACCGGCTGCTGGTCGAAACCGATTCGCCGTACCTGGCGCCCGTGCCGCATCGCGGTCGCAGGAACGAACCCGCCTTCGTCGCCGACACCGCCGGGCGCCTGGCCGAACTCCGCGACATCGAGCCCGCGGCGCTGGCCGAGCTCACGACCGCCAATTTCCATCGCCTGTTCAGCCGGGCGGCCTGA